One window of the Streptomyces sp. NBC_00259 genome contains the following:
- the rsrA gene encoding mycothiol system anti-sigma-R factor — translation MSCGEPHETDCAEVLDHLYEFLDREMPDADCTKFEVHFEECSPCLEKYGLEQAVKKLVKRCCGHDDVPVDLRAKVMGRIELIRAGETVPDHDVTADPADAPTPAE, via the coding sequence ATGAGCTGCGGAGAGCCGCACGAGACTGACTGCGCAGAGGTGCTCGACCATCTTTACGAGTTCCTCGACCGCGAGATGCCCGACGCCGACTGCACGAAGTTCGAGGTGCACTTCGAGGAGTGCTCCCCGTGCCTCGAGAAGTACGGCCTGGAGCAGGCGGTCAAGAAGCTCGTCAAGCGCTGCTGCGGCCATGACGACGTACCGGTGGATCTGCGTGCCAAGGTCATGGGGCGGATCGAGCTGATCAGGGCCGGTGAGACCGTGCCCGACCACGATGTGACAGCGGACCCGGCCGACGCGCCGACCCCCGCGGAGTAG
- a CDS encoding HD-GYP domain-containing protein codes for MKGIPGTARVYIGCAVVGAGVCALPAVRPGAGTPWSALALLAGLYAVCEAAARCPFPGRLPGRSAPIGAGSFFPVLLAAALLLPPAAAALAAVPGALFAHVEQRPRGVRRVWRAAQLALAAWAASRTAVLLDGPAALSSPDFPYALLPATAAALTFCLVVTALDGVILAGAERVPLRSAWRGTLLRSLGPHVVHGLAGLMMAVLWRSPYGPVSALFVLLPMYISSWVFAQYHREQGAHRSTIRALVQAVDIKDRYTRGHSERVGRASVLIARELGMAEERLEVLRFAGILHDVGKLGVPTRVLRKDGPLTPEERRVIELHPEYGHEMVRGIGFLGEARAAILHHHERLDGSGYPYGLVGRQIPEFARVVAVADAFDAMTSTRSYSRARPVATAVEELKRCAGTQFDPRMVRALVRALDRHGWETTVTADEPAVPAQPRRERPAAPVVPTVAPAAARHRRGG; via the coding sequence GTGAAAGGCATTCCCGGAACGGCGCGCGTGTACATCGGGTGCGCCGTGGTGGGCGCCGGAGTGTGTGCTCTGCCTGCCGTGCGCCCCGGAGCGGGTACGCCGTGGAGCGCCCTCGCGCTGCTCGCCGGGCTGTACGCCGTCTGCGAGGCGGCCGCGCGCTGTCCCTTCCCCGGGCGGCTGCCCGGCCGGTCCGCGCCCATCGGCGCCGGATCGTTCTTCCCCGTACTGCTCGCCGCGGCGCTGCTGCTGCCGCCCGCGGCGGCCGCGCTGGCCGCGGTACCGGGGGCACTGTTCGCCCACGTCGAGCAGCGTCCCCGCGGCGTCCGGCGCGTCTGGCGGGCGGCCCAGCTCGCCCTGGCCGCCTGGGCCGCGTCCCGTACGGCCGTCCTGCTCGACGGCCCGGCCGCGCTGAGCAGCCCCGACTTCCCCTACGCGCTGCTGCCCGCGACCGCCGCCGCACTCACGTTCTGCCTCGTCGTGACCGCGCTCGACGGAGTCATCCTCGCCGGCGCCGAACGCGTCCCCTTACGGTCGGCCTGGCGGGGAACGCTGCTGCGCTCGCTCGGCCCGCATGTCGTGCACGGGCTGGCCGGGCTGATGATGGCGGTGCTGTGGCGCAGCCCCTACGGCCCGGTGTCCGCGCTGTTCGTCCTGCTGCCGATGTACATCTCCAGCTGGGTCTTCGCGCAGTACCACCGCGAGCAGGGCGCCCACCGGTCCACCATCCGCGCCCTGGTGCAGGCCGTCGACATCAAGGACAGGTACACCCGCGGGCACAGCGAGCGGGTGGGCCGTGCGTCCGTGCTGATCGCCCGCGAGCTGGGCATGGCGGAGGAGCGCCTCGAAGTGCTGCGCTTCGCCGGGATCCTCCATGACGTCGGCAAGCTGGGCGTGCCCACGCGGGTGCTGCGCAAGGACGGCCCGCTCACGCCGGAGGAGCGCCGGGTCATCGAGCTGCACCCGGAGTACGGGCACGAGATGGTCCGCGGCATCGGCTTCCTCGGCGAGGCGAGGGCGGCGATCCTGCACCACCACGAACGCCTCGACGGCAGCGGCTACCCGTACGGCCTCGTGGGCCGCCAGATCCCCGAGTTCGCCCGGGTCGTCGCCGTCGCCGACGCCTTCGACGCCATGACCTCGACCCGGTCGTACAGCAGGGCGCGGCCCGTCGCCACCGCCGTCGAGGAGCTCAAGCGCTGCGCCGGCACGCAGTTCGACCCCCGGATGGTCCGTGCCCTCGTCCGTGCCCTCGACCGCCACGGCTGGGAGACCACCGTCACCGCCGACGAACCCGCCGTACCCGCCCAGCCGCGCCGGGAGCGGCCCGCCGCCCCGGTGGTCCCCACGGTGGCACCGGCGGCGGCACGGCACAGGCGGGGCGGATGA